The DNA region CATCCCTTTGctgagaaaaggccataaatagtcccttctctatgggagtaggtttaaaatggtcccttaactatacatttaccggttttagtcctttaactattcaaaaacttatcaaatttagtctccatctattttttttatacaaacagcgtacaaactcataaaccttcgtgAGATTAATTGTTAAACCATTCGTCAgacctatatttctctctccctgcttctttttcctcaagttcctcttgttttttttttaaaaagagagcATTCTGGCACTGGTGTCGCTCTCGAGTctctaaaatttgaaaagacaAACTCAGGCACAAAATTTCTGTAACCATTCTTCttaaacactactaaaaaattggTAAGAACCGACGGAAAAAACGATAGAAAAAACTGACGGATAGACGAACGGATttcgtcggtttttttaataatttttttaaatctttttttttttaagaaaacccgACGGACGGCGACGATTATTTTTTGCATAAAAATGCgcgaaaaaatataattattttttatattattttctaaaataaaccaaTGGAGTCCGTcagtcttttatttttattttttttataaaaaaccgACGGAGACGGACTCTGTCCATTTTTACAGCGAAAAAacaatataaattaaatcaatgtaattatatgaacaaaaaatatctTGGTCTAGTGATAAAGCcctttaatgccaaggaacataccCGGGTTCGATTCCAAGTTCCtacatttcattctttaattttcaaaacaaaaaaaaccgACGTGAGATctttagtttttttaattttaattttttttttaaaacaaaactgaCGGATTGGGTCAGTTTTTAGTCGGTTTtaaccgacgcagtccgtcggttaCGAAACGCGAgagagaacttgaggaaaaaatttgaggttaaagaatgaacttgaggaaaaagaagctgggagagaaaaatatatgtttgaggaatggtttaacgattaatctcacgaaaatttatgagtttgtacgttgtttgtataaaaaaatagacggagaccaaatttgataagtttttggatagttaaaggactaaaaccgataagtgtatagttaagggaccattttagacctactcccatagataagggactatttatggccttttctctcCCTTTGCTGCTTAGGTGATGTCTCTGTTAAAACTTAACGGAATTTTTGGAGTGTGACTAAAAGTGCTCCACTTTAGTGAACACTGTGTACTATTAGTACTCTAAGTAGAAGAATAAGGATGATTTTGAGACCAAGCCCAAAGATAATATACTATTTTAGgcattttttctaaaaaggcaAAGGAAAGACTGaataggcgtttggacatgcggtttgaaaccaacgtttggacatgcatttcatctcatgataaTTCggggtttcaaaaattttaaataaaaattttgacccataagtttatattttgtaaaaaaaaaacccacaagttggtagatatctttaacaattactctcaccaaccatttaccacttccaccaacctttatttatgcctaccaacctcattactattcatgttaaattttcatttttattgaactaaagtttgatcaattggtgttgtattttttagaaaggccttctagtagcgtattaattttgttataaactatgacttgctcatttggtaagattgtataagaatggagaatgttttgatagttttcacaacttatggggtttttatgtctataaaaaaaaaatacaacttaagatatcTAAATTGCatatccaaacatgatttcaaaccatggtttgaaaccatgtccaaacggctcctgaATGTACGTCAGAATTTGAACAAGattatcatatttttttcttcggAGTGAATTCAACTTCACAATTTTCCTGTTACATCTTCTACAACATTCTTTACAATCCAGAAAGAAGTTTAATAATCACATATGGCAATTTCATCATTCTCTGTACTCCACTAATTTCCTAGAATCTGAAACCTGATatgaagaaagggaaaaaaagtaaCACATTCACACAAAATATATGCTAATCCCCACTAAAATGCAACGTTAGCTATTGTCCTGTCACATACCATCTTGAGTCCTCAGAATTTTCCATTACCAATAATCCACAACCAATCTAAAGCAACACCAGAAAATATTCCACCTAGTAAGAATAACACTAGCAAGTTACCCAATGCATTTTGCTCAGGCCCCTACAAAAATCAAATTCCAATTAAGAGTTAAAATTTGAGGTAAAAATGTAATAATTATGGATTCTGTAGAAGTAAAACTTTTACCAACCTTGTATCCTTGAGGAGCAGCTGTCATGACACAAACAGTGAGATAACCATTTGTTAGTCCCAAGAAGGATACCAGAAATATCATCCAGCCTTGATCACCATATTTTGCCGTGAAGTAGAAGCAAGGAATCAACAAGAAACGAGAGAGGACCGCCATCATGAGGCCTCTTCGTGATTTAAGCTTGATTTTCTCTATCAGTGGAATGTATCTTGCTATCAGATCCCAACCATTGTACATTGCTATCAGAAGTAGAGGGTacctgatttaaaaaaaaaaaaatagatattaTCAGTAATATATaggagaaatatttttttttcacattaatATGGGGTTAAAGCAACTCAAGTTTCTATCTAGCTAGCAGGTCTTATCTACATTGGTTGGAACTCCAAGAAATCAAGTTGGCTCTGCACATGTTCAAGATATTATGGAACAGTGTGCCATTTGAATTTCAACTTGATAATATGAATGATCACATGGAGTTGCAAAAAGCTACTTCTGATGATTGAAACATCCTATATTGTTCATTTTAATACTTaatccattttctttttaaaaaaaaaatgatttagacCATTCAACAGGCTTCGAAAAAGAATATCAAGAGGTACTGCACATATAGTTATAGCAGCAAGATTTCTTCAAATAAAAGGACTGCACACTTACCATGAGCCCAAATTGTGTGTACCAGTGTTCTCGTACAAGAATCCAGGAAAAATTGATAAAGTGATGACATAAATCAAGTACAAGTCCAATGCATAATCAATGTTCTGGTAAAACAATTGTTTGGTGCTCAGACGTTCTGGTTGTTTAGCATCATTATCAGCCTGTTCAGTTAACAGAAACATATAAAAGATTATGATCATGAAAATCACTCATAACAGTTTTTAGTTGAGGAGAAAATTTGCCTACTTTTTCGATCGGTTGAGATCCAATGCCTGCAGCAGCTAAGTCTGCTGCAACAGTTGTTGATCCTTCTGCAGCTGCCTTTGTCCGATAGTACTTCACAACTGGTAGCTTAGGGAAGATGAATGCATATAGAAGGATGCATAGGAATTCAAAGAATGTCGATATGGCAAGGAACAACACTGCAAAATCAATAATTCTAAGTATCTCAAAGGAGGAAATTCAACATAATAAATCAAGAAGCATTAATTGCATCACATTGGAAGTACATCAAGCTACTGTTTTCAATTTAACTTTTCAACAATGAGATCGAAATTACGTACTAACTCCTTTGCGTAGACCGTTGTTACTGTTTTCAAAAGCTGCCTTTGTCATTAGCCTTAAACCCGAGGTAAGTGCACCAGATGCAGCAAGACCAGCGAAAAACGACTGCATAATCCATGAGAGTCAAGATACAAACCCAACTTAATTCTGGATTTCATGTAGCAATTGAAGCAGAACAAAGTTTAAAATGTTAAGGCCACCCACTTGAATGAACTCAGGGCACATGAATGATAAATCTCCAACCATTCCACCTTGAACACATGCATCTGCAACTCCAAAACAACCTACTATGGCACATACACCAATGTAATTTCCTATTCCACCCTTACCGGAAGTTGCCAAATCCAACTGGAAAGAAGTGAAAAAACAACATATTTTAAAAGAgtgaacaaaataaaatgactAACATCAAAACACCAGAAATTGGCAAAAGCAGAACATACCAGTATAAGCGCTAATGTGCTTAAGGTAAAAAGAATATATCCAGCTAAGTTGCGCTTTCTTGTATCAACTTTTGCCTCATTATATGCAAGAATTGCCATTGTTCCAAGTGCAAATGGCTGATACACTAGGGTGAGTACCCTTGATGGATGATAATTCTTCAATACATACCAAAATAAACCAGTCAGCAGATaatccatacacaacatactAAGATCGGCTATATGAATATTCACTATTCATGTCGCTGCTCCATCTAAGTTTATCTCAATCTAATATTATATAAACCAAAATTGAAGATAAACAATAAAAAAGCATAAGAAGATGTCAATATTTTCTACTGTAAGGTAGACTTACCGGAAACAGTGCATAGTAGTAATCTCCTATGCTCAGTAAACTATTCCAAGAAACAAGTGATCCAAGTCCCAGAATCCAACAAACCAGCATACCTGAAAATTTCCCCTGAAAATTTTCACATACATCATAATCTCAGCcacaacaaattttcaatttaaaCTCCTCCATTGTTGCCATAACAGAATAAAGTAACAAAGTCTGAAACAAACCTCAAGCCTAGTAGGACTTGAACTTTTACGTGAAGCAGCAATAGTCATGGCTACttctttgtgaaaaaaaaaaaaattcaaacaccAGAAAGACTGCACTGCACAAAATAAACTATCATGTACCAATCTTTGATATGCCACTTACATAAAGAATATATTCTCAAcagaatttgatttttttatttttataaagaagCAATAACAGGGTACTCAGAAAAAACCTTATATCAATTCAATTTGTTTGGATGAAGACTGGAATAGCTAAAATAAAAGGGTACATATATAGATGGATATACGTTGAAATACTAAGTTATAGTAGGAAATTAAGAGACCTTACCAAGTGACAAGAAAGGTATGGAGTCTCTGTTGACTGCAAAAGTGTAAAAGGATATGAATGGAAGATTCAATTTTGTCTTTTTGGataaaattttatgaaattattggaaTCTTTAGGGTCGATTATTGATGACTCATCAGAAGTGATAACTATGTAGAAACCTTATAAAGCGGGTTGTTTGTAAGGGAGTTTGGTTGGTATTGGTATTCGTAGTATCTATCATTATAAAATTCCACTTATTTAAAGGCAAAATTCATGCAATAATAGTAGGAATATAATTAATAGGTTTTGTCTGCTCTGTTAATGATAAATTAATGGAGGTTATTAGTAACCCTCCACTAATAGAAAACCACTTAATTATGTTCAAAGACAGCTTTGCTTAATAGGAACGAAATATTTCTACTATTAAGAAGCATGGGTTGGGGCTCCCTTTTCGTCGTCCGTTGTGGGGCCCctccatgaaaaaaaaatatatattttggctccatattaaacaacccataattaaaaaaaaaattatgttgcGGGCCCCATagatattaaacaacaactaatattaaaaaaaattgtgagccccatattaaacaccatccagtattaaaaaaaaaaaaaaaaattggaacacaccacatccaaactagaaaaaaaagtaacaaaattaagcaatattaaaaaaaagtaatctcataataaaaaaacaaacaatattaaaaaaaatgtgggccccatattaaacaccatgcgtATTTTAAAACAcgatataataaagttttaaatacactgtttatattaatcgtgttttgaacatagtttcccatattgacaaaatcaaaatatataaacaaacaaaaaaaaaagtgaatcccatattaaaaaaataaacggatgtcaaaaaaaaaaagtgcaaactttgtattcttagaaacactaatataataaagttttagatacggagcacaaattacaatattatattaatcatgttttgaatatagtatatatatatatatatatatatatatatatatatatatatatatatatgttatatgcataaaaatagtaaaTTAATAATACTTTCATACTAAACAACACTAgggaatataaaattaaaaaaaaaaaaaaactatataaagcatgaatatactTCATCGAccgttgtcccttaaaaaaaaggggtgggccccatactaaataacaccgagcaataaaaaaaggaagaaaaaaagtcgaaactcaccacatccaaactcacgggaacaAAAAGTGGTATATTAACATAACCAAGCAATATTAGAACAAAAAAAGTGgcatattaataaaacaaacaatgttaataaacaaatgcttagaaaatcaaacaattaaatcaataatgatagaattgccacatgcgtatcaatacTAGACAAAAAATTATCAGACAaagaacatacttaaaatactcatatattaaaataagatagaatttattactttttcattttttccttacttaACAAATGTGAAAAAACTGTATATTAAACACTattattcgtagcaaacactaatataataaaattttaaatatatatatattaatcgtgttttgaacataatccATATTGACAagcaagcaatattaaaaaaaaaaaaaaagttaatcccatattaaaaaaatcaatgtaaaaaaaaaaaagtcaacttgTATTCTtagaaacactaatataataaagtttgtACACTTATAATGTTATATCAATCGTGTTTTGgatagtgtgtatatatatatatatatattatatataaaaataggcAAACTACTAATTCCAAAAGGTTCCCCATACTAacaaaagcaataaaaaaaaagaaaaaaaagttatccAAACTCTTTTGGACCCCATATTTGAtcaagcaatatttaaaaaaagtgaatccatATTAATGAAACAAACAAGTTAAAAAAcaaatgcttagaaaatcaaacaattaaatcaataaatgccacatgcgtatcaatccattatgGGAGCTGAAATAAAATTATctcaacatacttaaaatactcatgcaaaaaaaatggacccatattcaattcaaaaaaaaaaaaaaaaaaatctattgcATTTTGGACTAAAaaaccaaacaatattcatgtaattcccaaagtatcccatGTCAATAATAGTAGCATTCATTGCCAACGCATATTAACCCATTAGTGagagaaatgaaaattttacaacaaaaaatatggaccttatattattacttttcttcaagatattttgtcatttatttattatgtttactaaaataaatatacttaaaatatatatatttaaaaaataagatacaatttaattacttttttatttttattcttactctaataaatgtgaaaagagattaatatcaaatgaagatcaaataatgaataagataaattagtcaaattataattctaattcacgtttttaaaaaatcatgcaaaagacaacatgacaagtaaaatgagctaaacttttaaattgaaattaaaattaaaatatttactaaaatgtaaaattaatttaataatgtgaattaaaattatccaaataaaaatttgataaaaaataataagtattttattttaaattaatcattaaaattaaaaatatcccGATAGTtcaaatattgttattattttatctcaaagagaggaaaataattttcttttaaacaagtcttctcttttaaaaagtattaataaattttcgtagcaaacacgaataaaataaagttttagatgAAAGACAAACTACGTGTtatattaattgtattttggacatagtatgtatatatatatatattatttatgtctatatatgtAATAATCCGAAGGTTTCCTCCATAGGCCATCTAGTTGCGAACTATACGAGTCAACTAGTTGTAATAATTGGGGATTTGATTAGGGGGTCTTAACTAGAAAGATATTCAAGGGCTATCTTTTAAGATTCAATTAGTGGTACTATATGAATTTTAAAACACGAAATGAGAATTGAACGGGCAATATACACTGTTTAAAAATAAGTTCCTAATTAAAAGATGTAAAGAAAGAGCtcttttaattaaatttctacCTTATCAAGGAGAGGGATAGTGAAAATCAAACTCATTAGACCATAAACTTTGATAATAAATAGGTAAAGAGTTATAGTCGAATCTTCAAACGAATTTCTAATGAAATGAAAGCGTTTTTATTTGTGTAAAGTGGGCAAAGAAAGGTGAAAATTTACCTGTATTAGATATTTATATTTAGATTTTCAGTACTTAGTTATGGTAAATTAATATATACTTTCACCTTCTATACAATAACTGTATATAATTTGGtataaatatttgaatattTACGGCAAAGAGCGGTGAGAATATTCTTCAAACGAAGGACAAAAAAGTCGACTTCATATGTGGTTTTCCATAGAAGAAAAACAATCTGGCTTTATGTCTACATTAATAAAATAGTAATAACGTGAGAATCCAAGTATAAGATACTAGACAAAATGACGGTCCTCTTCTAAAATTTCGTTATCACTACTACTTTTAAACTGTATATGCCTGATCTTATTgggtgtttgtatatatatatatttttttgtaacaCCATTAGGAGCACTGCTTTTGTCTTGGCTCCATCCATGATGAATTGTCAATTTTGTAATCAACTTGGCTTATTTTGTGCTTTTTTGGAAAAGTTAGGAATTTTGGGCTGATTCTTATCCTAGGTACTATTGGGCACGTAACAAAATAGAGGACTATTATAAActcttttttcctccttttgATTACTCGATCGTTTACTCATCTCATAAGTTACAAGTTATAACTCAAATCTCAAACTTAAAATGGATGTGTTATGCTGAACTTCTTTATTATCTCATTCATGTTATACCGCATAGAAGATGtttcttctttcaattcatCTATTGCATTTTGGATTAGATGATACTTTTGGTTGCATGTCAATAAATTGCATATAAGGATTTCGTcacatttttgaagaatttttacatttagaaaagaagatttttgacttttcaagagATGTTTTTCAGTTATCTTAGTATTGAAGTTCAATAAAGACTTTTGAGGAAAAATCTACATGTTCTTTTGATAATAAGGCATGCGATTAATAGTTTATTACGAGGAACTAGTAAACTGCATTTCTTTCCtatatttttgtgttttttattGAGGCCTAGTTTGCAAAGGTATTCAAATCGAATTAGTGATCAATTTCAATTAGTATCAATCAtcaatttttttcacttgatCTACGTGTCTGACACAAAAGTAATTCCCGTAGTTGGCAAGCAATGTTCAATTCTTTATGATGGAACTTCTTATTTAGAAAAAGCGATAGAACTTTCCTTTATTTAGATGGATTGAGTGGATCTAATTAGTAAAACATCAACTACTTAAGAATGTCCAGTTATGTAAATATAGGTTTCCTCCTCCTATTATTATATATACTATAATTAATCATAGACTTAACATATGCGATATTAGCTTGCTCATTATAGCAAGTGGACTTCGTAATCATAAGAGTAACATCATCCCTTTTGTTCATATCCAAGTGGACAATTGTATAAtcagatatgatatgattaacCACCTTGATATTATAATCAAAATTTCTTCACGATTTCAATTATGagcttaaataaaataattaataggGACtcaagtttatttttaaaaaataataataaaaaatgaaaaaacactATCTACGGTTACAGTATTTTGGTAGAAGAAAAGAGTGTCCCGAAAACGAAATATAGTATTGCAATAATTTCGCCAAGTTGAAATTGGGCGATTGGACTGGCTGCCAAACACATACAAACAATAAGTCCCAAAAATCTGCTAAGTTTCTGCATTGAATTGCTGGCGTTTCGAATAGCCAACAACTCGCTCACACAAGTACAATGACTAATACAATGTTATCCAAATTTAAAAAAGCGTGCATATGATCAATTAACAGCTTGCATCAAAGTCAATCTTGCAAGCTCTTCTCTTATCTGGactcatttctttcttcaaaggTCAATGTTTACACTATTGTAAAGTAGGAATTCCAGGTTCAATGGCGGCGCCAAAATTCTAACAAggattgaaaaaaaagaagctagaaTGAGTCCCCAACTTAAATGACTCAAAAAGTGGGTTCGGATATCAAAAAAAcgcagcaaaaaaaaaaagtaacaaaatTACTCTTTgagcactaaattagtgcgcaatagggattatatatatatatatatatatatatatatatatttctttttttacgattttaaagttctcaaattcacttttttttttcttatattttaaaaaaaaaagattagtcA from Lycium ferocissimum isolate CSIRO_LF1 chromosome 2, AGI_CSIRO_Lferr_CH_V1, whole genome shotgun sequence includes:
- the LOC132046245 gene encoding equilibrative nucleotide transporter 3-like; the encoded protein is MTIAASRKSSSPTRLEGKFSGMLVCWILGLGSLVSWNSLLSIGDYYYALFPNYHPSRVLTLVYQPFALGTMAILAYNEAKVDTRKRNLAGYILFTLSTLALILLDLATSGKGGIGNYIGVCAIVGCFGVADACVQGGMVGDLSFMCPEFIQSFFAGLAASGALTSGLRLMTKAAFENSNNGLRKGVMLFLAISTFFEFLCILLYAFIFPKLPVVKYYRTKAAAEGSTTVAADLAAAGIGSQPIEKADNDAKQPERLSTKQLFYQNIDYALDLYLIYVITLSIFPGFLYENTGTHNLGSWYPLLLIAMYNGWDLIARYIPLIEKIKLKSRRGLMMAVLSRFLLIPCFYFTAKYGDQGWMIFLVSFLGLTNGYLTVCVMTAAPQGYKGPEQNALGNLLVLFLLGGIFSGVALDWLWIIGNGKF